The following proteins are co-located in the Gordonia polyisoprenivorans genome:
- a CDS encoding LLM class F420-dependent oxidoreductase — MDFGIVQFTSDRGLTPQVLAPLIEEAGFASYFVPEHGHIPTRRDAAHPRTGDSSLPDDRYMRTLDPWTTLAAAAAVTERIRLATAVALPVQSDPITLAKTLATLDHLSGGRLTLGVGFGWNLDELADHKVPPKLRRTMLREYLEAMRALWTDEEAEYHGDFVDFGPSWAWPKPQAHIPTLVGAAGNEKNFRWIARSADGWITTPGEEDIEGSVGLLHRIWSDAGRDGAPEVVVLDFKPVAEKLEKWREIGVTQVLYGLPDDSVERARGYLAKLAGKLGLAPAVV; from the coding sequence ATGGATTTCGGGATCGTGCAGTTCACCAGCGACCGCGGCCTGACGCCGCAGGTCCTGGCCCCGCTCATCGAAGAGGCCGGGTTCGCGTCGTATTTTGTGCCCGAGCACGGGCACATCCCGACCCGCCGCGATGCGGCGCATCCGCGAACCGGTGATTCCTCGTTGCCCGACGATCGCTACATGCGTACCCTCGACCCCTGGACCACGCTGGCCGCGGCCGCTGCGGTCACCGAGCGGATCAGGCTCGCCACGGCGGTCGCGCTACCGGTGCAGTCCGATCCGATCACCCTCGCCAAGACCCTCGCCACCCTCGATCACCTGTCCGGCGGACGGCTGACGCTCGGTGTCGGATTCGGTTGGAACCTCGACGAATTGGCCGATCACAAGGTGCCGCCGAAGCTGCGGCGGACGATGTTGCGTGAATACCTCGAGGCCATGCGCGCGCTCTGGACCGACGAGGAGGCCGAATACCACGGTGACTTCGTCGATTTCGGGCCCAGCTGGGCATGGCCCAAGCCACAGGCGCACATCCCCACGCTCGTCGGCGCCGCAGGCAACGAGAAGAACTTCCGATGGATCGCCCGCAGCGCCGACGGCTGGATCACCACGCCGGGTGAAGAGGACATCGAGGGCTCGGTGGGCCTGCTGCACCGGATCTGGTCCGACGCCGGCCGTGACGGCGCGCCGGAGGTCGTCGTCCTCGACTTCAAGCCGGTCGCCGAGAAGCTGGAGAAGTGGCGCGAGATCGGGGTCACGCAGGTCCTGTACGGCCTCCCCGACGACTCGGTGGAACGCGCCCGCGGCTACCTCGCCAAACTCGCCGGCAAGCTCGGTCTCGCCCCTGCCGTCGTGTAG
- a CDS encoding AAA family ATPase, with product MTTRLSDASAVDGPGRFGSQLLALFTAAGSPTLAATIAGAARIAPGRGEVSVQRLSDWRRGRHLPARFETLEPVLAWLILQAQSRGADTPSLSDWRRWWSAASGTRTRDAGTSKGRAAEPIPTLASPYPGLGVMTADDRDVFFGRDRVLDELAALIGAADRDREFSPAIVLVTGVSGAGKSSLLRAGLARLAERPENGWEVRARPAVALLDDADGEGAEGAGGDEPAEQPNVEQPDANPDTGLEDQAAPATPTLTVQVVDQLEQVLVGQSRHAPRVQQLMEALTGLASEPGTVVVVGARADMYEMASTLEPVASAWQHRSIVVPPMTDTELEEVIAAPARVSGIRVDKGLAPTILSDLRGLTGRRGPVEDRAGQLPLVAHVLSVMWATRAGATLTVSGYHAAGGVSSAIAESAEAMWQALTPAHRVTAQRVLLSLIHISDGVTARRPRPLADLVALGDDRAGTVAVIEALSESRLVTVSDQQVQIIHDVVLSAWPRLSELIERTRDSAPVLERVTSDATEWDRQGRDTSLLYNSTRYEWAAQVADDPVLGSVARDFLDTGRHHIDTQRRRRRWAIASVSLLAVISVVAAGVAIFSNVALARESDNARFSALLSSAGRLAQTDPGLAAQLAVGAWRIHPDNPLARMRVLQTQQLPLPISARQGHQGSVYDLGLTSGGSGGRLLATASYDRSVRLWRADNPRDIVAAGPALRGYGSFVTSVDFRPGSPTLASADGEGKIAVWDIADVTHPVRTQTLQSPYGTGTSYILRYDHTGRVLATTHDNGVVTLWDTTAPGGYRAVSAIRDHTGPVRTVALSPTRPVLVAGSDDGTISLSDIADPAAPVHLSDLRDGIDSGWHSVAISPDGTLLAAGRDDGTVAVWNIADPRSPIALGRVRAHGAAIWSVGFSADGRSLISSGLDGFARRWDVGTAGTSASADLLTELGVPMRTSGGAFFTAREIAPQVILTAGGAGTIQAWDIPASPQPAHSLPITQTSVSPDGTTLATSAADQTIALWNLPRGRAPTELSRISSQPRPSGGYVTAFNRTGTILASAFTGGGEVDLYDISDRRAPRRLVTLPVQTRHTFPLAFDPTRDLLVTGSNDNSIQLWDVADPHAPRMLGQPFATADGFIEDVQFNPDGGDLVVADAAHRITRWDIDDPQNPHLAQQMASHTSAVNAAVFSPDGRYIYGGADDQTISVTAVGSESTARVRVPAGVRVTSLSVSADGATLVVGADLSVQLWDISTPDAPKPIARDESITAESAYVREPMIAPNDVIYAGGRSDLQWWTIDAGAVASRVCAADNHIDRGTWDEFAEGVAYPDVCPG from the coding sequence GTGACGACGCGTCTGTCGGACGCGTCCGCGGTCGACGGCCCCGGACGCTTCGGTTCCCAGCTGCTCGCGTTGTTCACCGCGGCCGGATCGCCGACGCTCGCCGCCACCATCGCGGGCGCCGCCCGCATCGCCCCCGGGCGTGGCGAGGTGTCGGTGCAACGCCTCTCCGACTGGCGTCGAGGACGTCACCTCCCAGCCCGGTTCGAGACACTCGAACCCGTACTCGCGTGGCTCATCCTCCAAGCCCAGTCGCGCGGAGCCGATACGCCGTCGTTGAGTGACTGGCGACGCTGGTGGTCGGCGGCCAGTGGCACCCGCACCCGCGACGCGGGTACGTCGAAGGGTCGCGCGGCCGAGCCGATCCCGACGCTCGCCAGTCCGTATCCGGGACTCGGGGTGATGACCGCCGACGACCGCGACGTCTTCTTCGGCCGCGACCGCGTCCTCGACGAACTCGCGGCCCTCATCGGAGCCGCCGACCGCGACCGCGAGTTCTCGCCGGCGATCGTGCTCGTCACCGGCGTCTCGGGGGCGGGAAAATCGTCATTGTTGCGCGCGGGACTCGCCCGGCTCGCCGAACGTCCCGAGAACGGCTGGGAAGTGCGTGCGCGACCGGCCGTCGCGCTGCTCGACGACGCCGACGGAGAGGGTGCCGAGGGCGCGGGAGGCGACGAGCCCGCCGAACAACCCAACGTCGAACAACCCGACGCCAACCCCGACACCGGACTCGAGGACCAGGCCGCCCCGGCCACGCCGACGCTGACCGTGCAGGTGGTGGATCAGCTCGAGCAGGTGCTGGTCGGGCAGTCACGTCACGCGCCGCGCGTGCAGCAGCTGATGGAGGCGTTGACCGGGCTCGCATCGGAGCCGGGAACCGTGGTCGTGGTCGGGGCCCGCGCCGACATGTACGAGATGGCCTCCACGCTCGAGCCGGTCGCCTCGGCGTGGCAACACCGGTCCATCGTGGTGCCGCCGATGACCGACACCGAACTCGAAGAGGTCATCGCCGCGCCCGCACGGGTGTCGGGAATCCGCGTCGACAAGGGCCTCGCCCCGACCATCCTGTCCGATCTGCGCGGCCTGACCGGGCGGCGCGGCCCGGTCGAGGACCGCGCCGGGCAGCTCCCGCTGGTGGCCCACGTGCTGTCGGTGATGTGGGCAACCCGTGCGGGCGCCACGCTCACGGTCAGCGGCTATCACGCGGCGGGTGGGGTCTCCTCGGCCATCGCCGAATCCGCAGAGGCCATGTGGCAGGCCCTGACACCGGCCCACCGAGTCACCGCGCAGCGGGTGTTGCTCTCGCTGATCCACATCTCCGACGGGGTGACCGCTCGTCGGCCGCGCCCACTCGCCGACCTCGTCGCCCTCGGTGACGATCGCGCCGGCACGGTCGCGGTGATCGAGGCGCTATCGGAGTCACGCCTCGTCACCGTCTCCGACCAGCAGGTCCAGATCATCCACGACGTCGTGCTCAGTGCCTGGCCGCGCCTGAGCGAACTGATCGAACGCACCCGTGACAGCGCTCCGGTTCTCGAGCGCGTCACCTCCGATGCCACTGAGTGGGACCGTCAGGGCCGCGACACGTCGTTGCTCTACAACTCGACGCGCTACGAGTGGGCCGCGCAGGTGGCCGACGACCCGGTGCTCGGCTCGGTGGCTCGCGACTTCCTCGACACCGGCCGCCACCACATCGACACCCAACGCCGCCGCCGGCGATGGGCGATCGCTTCGGTCTCGCTGCTCGCGGTGATCTCGGTGGTCGCCGCGGGGGTGGCCATCTTCTCCAACGTCGCGCTGGCCCGCGAGAGCGACAATGCGCGGTTCTCGGCGCTGCTGTCCTCGGCGGGGCGGCTGGCCCAGACCGATCCCGGCCTCGCCGCCCAACTCGCGGTGGGGGCGTGGCGCATCCACCCCGACAACCCGCTGGCGCGGATGCGGGTGCTTCAGACACAACAGCTTCCGTTGCCGATCTCGGCACGACAGGGCCACCAGGGGTCGGTGTACGACCTGGGCCTGACCTCCGGCGGGTCGGGAGGCAGATTGCTGGCGACGGCCAGTTACGACCGCTCGGTGCGCCTGTGGCGCGCCGACAACCCGCGCGACATCGTGGCGGCGGGCCCGGCGCTGCGCGGTTACGGCTCCTTTGTCACCTCGGTCGATTTCCGGCCCGGCTCGCCGACCCTGGCCTCGGCCGACGGCGAGGGCAAGATCGCGGTGTGGGACATCGCCGACGTCACCCATCCGGTGCGGACCCAGACGTTGCAGTCGCCGTACGGCACCGGGACGTCCTACATCCTGCGGTACGACCACACCGGCCGGGTGCTCGCGACCACCCACGACAACGGGGTCGTCACCTTGTGGGACACCACCGCGCCCGGCGGGTACCGCGCGGTGTCGGCGATCCGCGATCACACCGGTCCGGTCCGGACGGTCGCGCTGTCGCCGACCCGACCGGTGCTCGTCGCCGGTTCCGACGACGGCACCATCAGCCTCTCCGACATCGCCGATCCGGCTGCGCCGGTCCATCTCTCGGACCTGCGCGACGGTATCGACAGCGGGTGGCATTCGGTGGCGATCTCACCCGACGGCACGCTGCTTGCGGCCGGCCGGGACGACGGGACGGTCGCGGTGTGGAACATCGCCGATCCGCGCTCGCCGATCGCGTTGGGCCGCGTCCGGGCGCACGGCGCGGCGATCTGGTCGGTCGGATTCTCCGCCGATGGCCGGTCGTTGATCTCGTCCGGTCTCGACGGATTCGCGCGTCGCTGGGACGTCGGCACCGCTGGGACATCGGCATCGGCCGATCTGCTCACCGAACTCGGTGTGCCGATGCGAACCTCCGGCGGTGCGTTCTTCACCGCCCGTGAGATCGCCCCACAGGTGATCCTGACCGCCGGTGGCGCCGGGACGATCCAGGCCTGGGATATCCCGGCGTCACCTCAGCCCGCGCATTCGCTGCCCATCACCCAGACCTCGGTCAGCCCGGATGGCACGACCTTGGCCACCAGCGCCGCCGACCAGACGATCGCGCTGTGGAATCTGCCGCGTGGCCGGGCGCCGACCGAACTGTCGCGGATCTCCTCGCAACCGCGGCCCAGTGGTGGGTATGTGACCGCGTTCAACCGGACGGGCACCATTCTCGCGAGCGCGTTCACCGGTGGCGGCGAGGTCGATCTCTACGACATCTCCGATCGCCGGGCGCCGCGCCGTCTGGTGACGCTTCCGGTACAGACCCGCCACACCTTCCCGCTGGCCTTTGACCCGACGAGGGATCTGCTGGTCACCGGCAGCAACGACAACTCGATCCAGTTGTGGGACGTCGCCGACCCGCATGCGCCACGGATGCTCGGACAGCCGTTCGCCACCGCGGACGGCTTCATCGAGGACGTCCAATTCAACCCCGACGGTGGTGATCTCGTCGTCGCCGACGCCGCACATCGCATCACACGGTGGGATATCGACGACCCCCAGAATCCCCACCTGGCACAACAGATGGCCTCGCACACCAGTGCGGTCAATGCGGCCGTGTTCAGCCCCGACGGACGTTACATCTACGGTGGCGCCGACGACCAGACCATCTCGGTGACCGCGGTCGGTTCCGAATCGACTGCGCGCGTGCGCGTTCCGGCCGGCGTCCGGGTGACGTCGTTGTCGGTGTCGGCCGACGGCGCGACCCTGGTGGTGGGCGCCGACCTGAGCGTGCAGCTGTGGGACATCTCGACGCCCGATGCGCCGAAGCCGATTGCGCGCGACGAGTCGATCACCGCCGAATCGGCGTACGTCCGCGAGCCGATGATCGCGCCCAACGACGTCATCTATGCGGGCGGCCGATCCGATCTGCAGTGGTGGACGATCGACGCCGGAGCCGTCGCGAGCCGCGTCTGCGCGGCCGACAATCACATCGATCGCGGCACGTGGGACGAATTCGCCGAGGGCGTCGCGTACCCCGACGTCTGCCCCGGCTGA
- a CDS encoding prenyltransferase — protein MSRVTPAIAGVLTAEQVTATGAAIVGMQEDSGALPWFPGGQTDPWDHIESAMALSVTGFLAEAEAAYDWSRRHQRPDGSWPIRTVCGTVADHGIDSNFCAYISVGVWHHYMITGDTAFLERMWPTVWSAIDLICRFQRPDGAFRWGGDHRTHTMFDEALLTGNASIHHALDCAIRIAAEVDQPDDEWVRALAALGEAFRERIEVFEDPSEHSMDWYYPVLGGALRGRAGQELIARRWDEFVVPGKGVRCVDHRPWVTGAETSELALALDALGDTADAVELIASIQHLRDPDGSYWTGLVFADGKRWPVEKSCWTSAAVVLAADAVSRASAANGIFRDVGSWMAARR, from the coding sequence ATGAGTCGGGTCACACCGGCGATCGCCGGTGTGCTGACGGCCGAGCAGGTCACCGCGACCGGGGCGGCCATCGTCGGCATGCAGGAGGACTCCGGTGCTCTGCCGTGGTTCCCCGGCGGACAAACCGACCCCTGGGATCACATCGAGTCGGCGATGGCGCTGAGCGTCACAGGCTTCCTCGCCGAGGCCGAGGCCGCCTACGACTGGTCGCGGCGTCACCAACGGCCCGACGGCTCGTGGCCGATCCGCACGGTGTGCGGGACGGTCGCCGATCACGGCATCGACTCCAACTTCTGCGCCTACATCTCGGTCGGCGTCTGGCATCACTACATGATCACCGGCGACACCGCGTTCCTCGAGCGGATGTGGCCGACGGTGTGGTCGGCGATCGACCTCATCTGTCGCTTCCAGCGGCCCGACGGCGCCTTCCGGTGGGGCGGTGACCACCGCACGCACACGATGTTCGACGAAGCCCTCCTCACCGGCAACGCGAGCATCCACCACGCCCTCGACTGCGCGATCCGCATCGCCGCGGAGGTCGACCAGCCCGACGACGAGTGGGTGCGTGCGCTCGCGGCACTCGGGGAGGCCTTCCGCGAACGGATCGAGGTCTTCGAGGACCCGTCGGAGCATTCGATGGACTGGTACTACCCGGTGCTCGGCGGCGCGCTGCGCGGTCGCGCCGGCCAGGAGCTCATCGCGCGGCGCTGGGACGAATTCGTGGTGCCCGGCAAGGGCGTGCGCTGCGTCGACCACCGCCCGTGGGTGACCGGGGCCGAGACCTCGGAGCTGGCACTGGCCCTCGACGCTCTCGGCGACACCGCCGACGCCGTCGAACTGATCGCCTCGATCCAGCACCTGCGCGATCCCGACGGCTCGTACTGGACCGGCCTGGTCTTCGCCGACGGCAAACGCTGGCCGGTCGAGAAGAGCTGCTGGACCTCCGCGGCGGTCGTGCTCGCTGCCGACGCGGTCAGCCGGGCGTCGGCGGCCAACGGGATCTTCCGCGACGTCGGCAGTTGGATGGCTGCTCGGCGCTGA
- a CDS encoding class I SAM-dependent methyltransferase, producing MLTVDFDLLGVGPQTKAIDIGAGQGRHSFEMFRRGADVIAFDQSESDMADVAEMFDAMMAEGHVPAEAKARAEVGDALRLPYADNTFDVVLMSEILEHIPTDEGAIAEMVRVLRPGGVAAVTVPRYWPEKVCWALSDAYHEVEGGHVRIYKASELAGKLEAAGLEVTGTDHAHALHAPYWWLKCAVGIENNDNVLVKGYHQLLVWDMMSKPWLTRVGEQVLNPVIGKSVALYLRKPE from the coding sequence GTGCTGACAGTTGATTTCGACCTGCTGGGCGTGGGGCCGCAGACCAAGGCGATCGACATCGGGGCGGGGCAGGGCAGGCATTCGTTCGAGATGTTCCGGCGTGGCGCCGACGTGATCGCCTTCGATCAGTCCGAGTCCGACATGGCCGATGTGGCCGAGATGTTCGACGCAATGATGGCCGAGGGGCACGTGCCCGCCGAGGCCAAGGCGCGCGCCGAGGTCGGTGACGCGCTTCGACTCCCGTACGCCGACAACACCTTCGACGTCGTGCTGATGTCGGAGATCCTCGAGCACATCCCGACCGACGAAGGCGCCATCGCCGAGATGGTGCGGGTGCTGCGTCCCGGCGGTGTCGCCGCGGTGACCGTGCCGCGGTATTGGCCGGAGAAGGTGTGCTGGGCGCTCTCGGATGCCTACCACGAGGTCGAGGGCGGCCACGTGCGCATCTACAAGGCCTCCGAGCTGGCCGGCAAACTCGAGGCCGCGGGCCTCGAGGTCACCGGCACCGACCACGCCCACGCACTGCACGCGCCGTACTGGTGGCTCAAGTGTGCTGTCGGCATCGAGAACAACGACAACGTGCTGGTCAAGGGCTATCACCAACTGTTGGTGTGGGACATGATGAGCAAGCCGTGGTTGACGCGGGTCGGCGAGCAGGTGTTGAACCCGGTCATCGGCAAGTCGGTCGCCCTGTATCTACGCAAGCCAGAATGA
- a CDS encoding glycosyltransferase family 4 protein: protein MRVALLSYRSKPHCGGQGVYVRHLSRELALLGHEVEIFSGQPYPDLDQAALDAGVRLTKVPSLGLYDEPDPFRTPRPGEYRDWIDALEVGSMWTASFGEPLTFSLRVARLLADRRDDFDIVHDNQCLGYGLLQIQKAGFPLIATIHHPITRDRTLAVKAAKGWRKITAWRWHSFLRMQGRVSRRIPELLTVSRSSEVDIRKAFDIPSGRITTIPLGVDTEVFRPADQRVAGRVVSIASADAPLKGVSYLLEAIAKLASERDVTLTLVSKLDPEGPSAKLIEELAIGDRVEVVSGLTDEEVAHLLASAEVACVPSLYEGFSLPAVEAMSCGTPLVATRAGAIPEVVGTDGSAARLVPPRDSGKLAQEIGRLLDDADLRAAMGAAGRARVEERYSWAAVAAKTAEHYQTVLDRTGLESTGLDRMTTKETSAC, encoded by the coding sequence GTGCGCGTCGCACTGCTCTCCTACCGGAGCAAACCGCATTGCGGGGGACAAGGGGTTTACGTCCGGCATCTGAGCCGCGAACTCGCGTTACTCGGGCACGAGGTCGAGATCTTCTCCGGCCAGCCGTATCCGGACCTCGACCAGGCCGCCCTCGACGCCGGTGTGCGTCTGACCAAGGTGCCCAGCCTCGGCCTGTACGACGAGCCCGACCCGTTCCGCACGCCGCGTCCGGGCGAGTACCGGGACTGGATCGACGCGCTCGAGGTGGGGTCGATGTGGACGGCCAGCTTCGGTGAACCACTGACCTTCAGCCTGCGGGTGGCCCGGTTGCTCGCCGATCGCCGCGACGACTTCGACATCGTGCACGACAACCAGTGCCTCGGCTACGGCCTGCTGCAGATCCAGAAGGCCGGATTCCCGCTGATCGCCACCATCCATCACCCCATCACCCGCGACCGCACGCTCGCGGTCAAGGCTGCCAAAGGGTGGCGCAAGATCACCGCGTGGCGCTGGCATTCGTTCCTGCGCATGCAGGGGCGGGTATCGCGGCGCATTCCCGAGCTGTTGACCGTCTCGCGCAGCAGCGAGGTCGACATCCGCAAGGCCTTCGACATCCCGTCGGGTCGCATCACCACCATTCCGCTCGGCGTCGACACCGAGGTCTTCCGACCGGCCGACCAGCGGGTTGCGGGTCGGGTGGTGTCCATCGCGAGCGCCGACGCCCCGCTCAAGGGTGTGTCGTATCTACTCGAGGCCATCGCCAAACTCGCCTCCGAACGTGACGTCACGCTGACCCTGGTGTCGAAACTCGACCCCGAGGGGCCCTCGGCCAAGCTCATCGAGGAACTCGCGATCGGCGACCGGGTCGAGGTCGTCTCCGGGCTCACCGACGAGGAGGTGGCGCACCTGCTCGCCTCCGCCGAAGTGGCATGTGTGCCCTCGCTCTACGAAGGATTCTCACTGCCCGCGGTCGAGGCGATGAGCTGCGGCACCCCACTGGTCGCCACCCGCGCCGGCGCCATCCCGGAGGTCGTCGGCACCGACGGCAGCGCCGCCCGCCTGGTACCGCCCCGGGATTCGGGCAAGCTCGCCCAGGAGATCGGGCGGTTGCTCGACGACGCCGACCTGCGCGCCGCGATGGGCGCCGCGGGGCGCGCCCGCGTCGAGGAACGCTACAGCTGGGCGGCCGTGGCCGCGAAGACCGCCGAGCACTATCAGACGGTATTGGACAGGACGGGGCTTGAGTCAACAGGGCTCGATCGGATGACCACGAAGGAGACGAGTGCGTGCTGA
- a CDS encoding FAD-dependent oxidoreductase — protein MAHVITRPCCNDASCVAVCPVNCIHPTPDEPEFFTAEMLFIDPETCIDCGACIDECPVEAIVPDDQLEDKDEPYLQINADYYNDHDVEGGLVPPKKAPQLPDGPLHVAIVGAGPAAFYAAEDLVRRPQIAVDMFDRLPTPYGLVRAGVAPDHAATKGVESGFASTAAKKNFTYHLGVEVGKHIGHDELVQRYHAVIYAVGAPTDRRLGIDGEDLPNSLPATEFVAWYNGHPDYADLAVDLSAQRAVVVGNGNVALDVARILVTDPDELARTDIADHALAALRDSQVTEVVLLGRRGVAQAAYTNSEFLALGDVDGVDVIVDPDELVLDSATQEALDDGTLDSTIATKIRLAREFSDRPTTPGNRRIVFRFMASPLSIQGSDDEATGGVQTLTCVRNVYAEATGASVAITPTEERFDIEAGLVLRAIGYRGVPITDLPFDEGHGVVPNTAGRVTAGADGEVIPGLYVAGWIKRGATGGIGRNRICGQETAESVIADFVAGSLPEPAASRDDVADLVVDRGARRIDLAGWKRIDLAERGAGKTAGRRRVKLVDIRELEKAAEAESA, from the coding sequence ATGGCGCATGTGATCACTCGACCGTGTTGCAACGACGCTTCGTGCGTGGCCGTGTGTCCGGTGAACTGCATCCACCCGACGCCGGACGAGCCCGAGTTCTTCACCGCCGAGATGCTGTTCATCGATCCGGAGACCTGCATCGACTGCGGTGCCTGCATCGACGAATGCCCCGTCGAGGCGATCGTCCCCGACGATCAGCTCGAGGACAAGGACGAGCCCTACCTGCAGATCAACGCCGACTACTACAATGACCACGACGTCGAGGGCGGCCTCGTGCCGCCGAAGAAGGCACCGCAACTCCCGGACGGGCCGCTGCACGTCGCGATCGTCGGCGCCGGACCGGCCGCCTTCTACGCCGCCGAGGACCTCGTCCGCCGACCGCAGATCGCGGTCGACATGTTCGACCGGCTGCCCACGCCGTACGGCCTGGTGCGCGCCGGGGTGGCCCCCGACCACGCCGCCACCAAGGGCGTCGAATCGGGCTTCGCCTCGACCGCGGCCAAGAAGAACTTCACCTATCACCTCGGCGTCGAGGTCGGCAAACACATCGGCCACGACGAACTCGTCCAGCGCTATCACGCGGTCATCTACGCCGTCGGCGCGCCGACCGATCGGCGTCTGGGCATCGATGGCGAGGACCTGCCGAACTCGTTGCCCGCCACCGAGTTCGTGGCCTGGTACAACGGCCACCCCGACTATGCGGATCTCGCCGTCGACCTGTCGGCGCAGCGCGCGGTGGTCGTCGGCAACGGCAACGTCGCACTCGACGTCGCGCGCATCCTCGTCACCGATCCCGACGAGCTGGCCCGCACCGACATCGCCGACCACGCGCTCGCCGCCCTGCGGGACTCGCAGGTCACCGAGGTGGTGTTGCTCGGTCGACGTGGCGTCGCCCAGGCGGCCTACACCAACAGCGAATTCCTCGCGCTCGGTGACGTCGACGGGGTCGACGTCATCGTCGATCCCGACGAGCTGGTCCTCGACTCGGCCACGCAGGAGGCGCTCGACGACGGAACCCTCGACTCGACGATCGCCACCAAGATCCGACTGGCCCGCGAGTTCTCCGATCGTCCGACCACCCCGGGCAACCGTCGCATCGTCTTCCGGTTCATGGCGTCCCCGCTGTCGATCCAGGGCTCCGATGACGAGGCGACCGGCGGTGTGCAGACGCTGACCTGCGTGCGCAACGTGTACGCCGAGGCCACCGGTGCCAGCGTGGCCATCACCCCCACCGAGGAACGCTTCGACATCGAGGCCGGACTGGTGCTGCGGGCGATCGGATACCGCGGCGTACCGATCACCGACCTGCCCTTCGACGAGGGGCACGGCGTCGTTCCCAACACCGCGGGCCGGGTGACCGCCGGCGCCGACGGCGAGGTCATCCCCGGCCTGTACGTCGCCGGATGGATCAAGCGCGGGGCCACCGGAGGGATCGGCAGGAACCGTATATGTGGTCAGGAGACGGCCGAGTCGGTGATCGCCGACTTCGTTGCCGGCAGCCTGCCCGAGCCGGCGGCATCGCGGGACGACGTCGCCGACCTGGTCGTCGACCGCGGCGCGCGCCGCATCGACCTGGCCGGATGGAAGCGCATCGACCTGGCCGAACGCGGCGCCGGCAAGACCGCGGGCCGGCGACGTGTGAAGCTTGTCGACATCCGTGAATTGGAAAAAGCCGCCGAGGCCGAATCTGCCTGA
- a CDS encoding acyl-[acyl-carrier-protein] thioesterase, with the protein MSTAARPDASGQVPGDPATTTPLPDRKTGARYFEAGYRVRTGDVDQQMRVRLDAVARYLQDVANDNIEATDFGDTDPFWIVRRTIIDVIVPFSWPASVTAQRWCGALSTRWTNMRVRLTADHETNRFNPDPRQAGLIETEAFWINVNDLGMPSRLSDNAFEMLSSMTDEHRLRWKSMNPETAPATEMLDVPDRPHVLRSTDFDPFKHLNNAAYLEAIEDELGEHPDLVDGPHRVVIEYLRPIVPGTPITLRRVREPNRLLVWMMMPADEDSPDELRVAATVSVTRAAFTDDAV; encoded by the coding sequence GTGAGCACAGCCGCCCGGCCCGACGCATCCGGACAGGTCCCAGGCGATCCCGCCACGACGACCCCACTCCCCGATCGTAAGACCGGAGCGCGGTACTTCGAGGCCGGGTATCGGGTCCGCACCGGCGACGTCGACCAACAGATGCGGGTACGGCTCGACGCCGTCGCGCGGTACCTGCAGGACGTCGCCAACGACAATATCGAGGCCACCGACTTCGGCGACACCGATCCGTTCTGGATCGTGCGTCGCACCATCATCGATGTCATCGTCCCGTTCTCCTGGCCGGCGTCGGTCACCGCGCAGCGCTGGTGCGGTGCCCTGTCCACCCGGTGGACCAACATGCGGGTGCGTCTGACCGCCGACCACGAGACCAACCGCTTCAACCCCGATCCCCGCCAGGCCGGTCTCATCGAGACCGAGGCGTTCTGGATCAACGTCAACGACCTCGGGATGCCGTCACGGCTGTCGGACAATGCCTTCGAGATGCTCTCGTCGATGACCGACGAACACCGCCTGCGGTGGAAGTCGATGAATCCCGAGACCGCGCCGGCCACGGAGATGCTCGATGTGCCCGACCGCCCACATGTGTTGCGCAGCACCGATTTCGACCCGTTCAAACATCTCAACAACGCCGCCTACCTCGAGGCGATCGAGGACGAGCTCGGCGAGCACCCCGATCTCGTCGACGGTCCGCACCGGGTGGTCATCGAATATCTACGACCGATCGTGCCGGGCACGCCGATCACGCTGCGCCGCGTACGCGAACCCAACCGGTTACTGGTGTGGATGATGATGCCCGCAGACGAAGACAGCCCGGACGAATTGCGGGTCGCAGCAACGGTGTCGGTGACGCGCGCGGCATTCACCGACGACGCAGTGTGA